Proteins encoded by one window of Panicum virgatum strain AP13 chromosome 7N, P.virgatum_v5, whole genome shotgun sequence:
- the LOC120683348 gene encoding uncharacterized protein LOC120683348 isoform X2, with amino-acid sequence MVESSPFRMPLTEWRHHLQDINFWLNGYLNNPAYHNLEEKLDRYAVQWNVGVGPTACFTRAISSITRDVNIRNYGPFDHVIEVDMKQAAAVLGNQFDINDMLHIKVAEQLGLLEHKYDMIDAEQRYYTYNMEKKQDDTVSPLEVKYFIDPQIMQNLRTKKYLLVVHNLDRPIKPIDIHDTTEGLWLPAPGWNGSFWIISTTSQYVYDRSNKPDEPRVIKSFSGDNILILTLHSLKQAAKYISVAVGHGEEKYWHHVAVQCFHYATMLLLIPCSSNVDPPKCDAQADVSSDVLIRQWAAQGILPVMKPSVQEKMGEDTDGYHCQYYGDDIYQLGNVILEAFREYSLLQLPFSPATNDDEATISAAHFLAYHSLVVEPLTSGELCEGNYFQLERMQWISHVGDQGWHVSRDWLSQGSSGPTTLIIRHCSQHSRLFMKLESDDFLAKLPYLRVLDISYTPIESLPSSICCLQKLQLLSLKGCYNLRSPFSFPDTEITLCANNSNKKLNLLYLDLSYSNISTFQCDFFHSIPTLKELLLVKCSNLEELPLSALALSTLTKLEIIDNKKFISFSRLTEMAFDGHGTLHSFSLDGTPHIKRLSLHGCSKLESVDIKEVDALEELDLSATAIKELPDNIPNLPQLRRLLLRGVPSLRRFPWHKLDRFPDVFCLDQCSSDGTVNHDCSTPKVAQVCISDSRLFYSFKYATRDLVRRGRLLKSFNVQITSCKATTRKIQDEEGTVKTNNLHASLAAYADVNCRYLTDGVLMVSMDDVPPFRETERHVEISAVERYPHGLKYLLAVTKSISMSDDTHVSCLNDLSSLDDTHVSCLKLQRCHRMVLVFKDAYYVGRSLKNAHVSHLKSLTHFYKDWKFDYDFHALKHLRLEHCPRLEGVMPRGSALPSLVTLDILFCYNLKAIFYYNRRRHSSTSFELPCLRRIHLQELPLLEHLRDDDAVLAAPAWEELHVRGCWSLHRLPRLIDRRPGKKAVTVSGERAWWTKLRWDDRDDSHCESYEPRLPPASASIRERVIIKTYLR; translated from the coding sequence GCTGAATGGATATCTCAACAACCCTGCATATCATAACTTGGAAGAAAAACTTGACCGGTATGCCGTGCAGTGGAATGTTGGGGTCGGACCCACAGCATGTTTCACTCGAGCTATATCGAGCATCACTCGGGATGTAAATATCAGGAATTATGGTCCCTTCGACCATGTAATAGAGGTGGACATgaagcaggcagcagcagtGCTGGGTAATCAGTTCGACATTAATGACATGCTGCATATCAAAGTGGCAGAGCAGCTCGGGCTACTCGAACATAAATACGACATGATAGACGCTGAGCAGCGGTACTATACCTACAACatggagaagaagcaggatgACACAGTCTCACCTCTTGAGGTAAAATATTTCATAGATCCTCAAATAATGCAAAATCTACGGACCAAGAAGTACCTGCTGGTGGTTCACAATCTTGACAGGCCAATAAAGCCCATCGATATTCATGATACGACAGAGGGCTTATGGCTTCCTGCCCCTGGGTGGAATGGTTCTTTCTGGATCATATCCACCACCTCCCAATATGTCTATGACAGGAGCAACAAGCCAGATGAGCCTCGCGTCATCAAATCCTTTTCTGGGGATAATATATTGATTCTCACACTGCATTCTCTGAAACAAGCGGCCAAGTACATCTCTGTTGCGGTTGGCCATGGAGAGGAGAAGTATTGGCATCATGTGGCAGTCCAGTGCTTTCACTACGCCACCATGCTGTTGCTTATCCCCTGCAGTTCCAATGTTGACCCGCCAAAGTGTGATGCCCAGGCTGATGTTAGCTCAGATGTGTTGATCCGCCAGTGGGCTGCTCAAGGCATCCTTCCTGTCATGAAGCCAAGTGTCCAAGAAAAAATGGGGGAGGACACTGACGGCTACCACTGTCAGTACTATGGTGATGATATATATCAACTTGGAAATGTCATCCTCGAGGCTTTTCGGGAGTATTCGTTGCTGCAGCTGCCTTTTTCTCCTGCAACGAACGATGATGAAGCCACAATATCTGCTGCACACTTCCTAGCATATCATAGCCTTGTTGTAGAGCCCCTCACATCCGGTGAACTCTGTGAGGGAAATTACTTTCAGTTGGAGCGCATGCAGTGGATCTCACATGTGggcgaccaaggatggcatgtaAGCAGAGATTGGTTGAGCCAGGGGTCCAGCGGCCCGACCACACTTATTATAAGGCATTGCTCGCAACACTCGAGGTTGTTCATGAAGCTTGAATCTGATGATTTCTTGGCCAAGCTCCCTTATCTTCGTGTTCTTGATATTTCCTACACTCCGATAGAGTCGCTTCCTTCTTCAATCTGTTGTCTCCAAAAACTCCAATTGCTTTCCCTTAAAGGCTGCTATAACCTCAGAAGTCCATTCAGCTTCCCAGATACTGAAATTACTCTCTGTGCAAACAACAGCAACAAAAAGCTCAACTTGCTCTATCTCGATCTCTCCTATTCAAATATAAGCACATTCCAGTGCGACTTCTTCCATAGCATTCCTACTCTAAAAGAGCTTCTGCTTGTCAAATGCTCCAACCTTGAGGAGCTGCCACTCTCGGCTCTTGCATTGTCTACTCTAACAAAACTCGAGATAATAGACAACAAGAAATTCATTTCATTCTCGAGATTAACAGAGATGGCATTTGATGGGCATGGCACCCTTCATTCATTCTCATTGGATGGTACACCACATATAAAGCGATTGTCATTGCACGGATGTAGTAAGCTAGAATCCGTGGACATTAAGGAAGTTGATGCTTTGGAGGAGCTCGATCTATCTGCTACGGCTATCAAGGAGCTACCAGACAACATCCCTAATCTGCCCCAGCTTAGGCGATTGCTTCTCCGGGGCGTTCCTTCCCTGAGACGATTCCCTTGGCATAAGCTGGATAGATTCCCAGATGTGTTTTGCTTGGATCAATGCTCATCAGATGGAACTGTTAATCATGATTGCAGTACTCCAAAAGTTGCTCAGGTGTGCATAAGTGATTCCAGATTGTTTTATAGCTTCAAATATGCCACCAGAGATTTAGTAAGGCGTGGACGACTTTTGAAATCTTTCAATGTTCAAATTACATCATGCAAGGCCACAACTAGGAAGATACAGGATGAAGAGGGCACGGTGAAAACCAACAATCTTCATGCGTCATTGGCAGCCTATGCTGATGTAAACTGTCGCTATCTGACAGACGGAGTCTTGATGGTGTCAATGGATGACGTGCCTCCCTTTCGGGAGACTGAGCGTCACGTGGAGATCTCAGCAGTGGAGCGGTATCCCCATGGTCTGAAGTATCTTCTGGCAGTCACTAAATCAATTAGCATGTCAGACGATACTCACGTCTCCTGCCTCAATGATCTGAGTAGTTTGGATGATACTCACGTCTCCTGCCTCAAGCTCCAGCGGTGCCATCGGATGGTGCTTGTCTTTAAGGATGCGTATTACGTGGGGCGGAGTCTGAAGAATGCACATGTCTCTCATCTCAAAAGTCTGACACATTTCTACAAAGACTGGAAGTTTGATTATGATTTCCATGCACTGAAGCACCTCCGGCTGGAGCATTGCCCGAGGTTGGAAGGCGTCATGCCACGTGGATCTGCGCTGCCAAGTCTCGTCACGCTCGACATCCTCTTCTGCTACAATCTCAAGGCAATTTTCTACTATAACAGACGTCGTCATTCTTCTACTAGTTTCGAGCTTCCATGTCTTCGGAGGATACACCTCCAGGAGCTGCCCCTGCTGGAGCATCTTCGCGACGACGACGCCGTCCTGGCCGCGCCCGCGTGGGAGGAGCTCCACGTCCGCGGGTGCTGGAGCTTGCATCGTCTCCCGCGCCTCATCGACCGACGACCAGGCAAGAAGGCCGTGACGGTGAGCGGGGAGCGGGCCTGGTGGACCAAGCTCCGCTGGGACGACCGGGACGACTCGCACTGCGAGAGCTATGAGCCCAGGCTTCCCCCGGCATCCGCCTCCATCCGCGAGCGCGTCATCATCAAGACCTACCTCAGGTGA
- the LOC120683348 gene encoding uncharacterized protein LOC120683348 isoform X1, whose protein sequence is MVESSPFRMPLTEWHHQLQDINFWLNGYLNNPAYHNLEEKLDRYAVQWNVGVGPTACFTRAISSITRDVNIRNYGPFDHVIEVDMKQAAAVLGNQFDINDMLHIKVAEQLGLLEHKYDMIDAEQRYYTYNMEKKQDDTVSPLEVKYFIDPQIMQNLRTKKYLLVVHNLDRPIKPIDIHDTTEGLWLPAPGWNGSFWIISTTSQYVYDRSNKPDEPRVIKSFSGDNILILTLHSLKQAAKYISVAVGHGEEKYWHHVAVQCFHYATMLLLIPCSSNVDPPKCDAQADVSSDVLIRQWAAQGILPVMKPSVQEKMGEDTDGYHCQYYGDDIYQLGNVILEAFREYSLLQLPFSPATNDDEATISAAHFLAYHSLVVEPLTSGELCEGNYFQLERMQWISHVGDQGWHVSRDWLSQGSSGPTTLIIRHCSQHSRLFMKLESDDFLAKLPYLRVLDISYTPIESLPSSICCLQKLQLLSLKGCYNLRSPFSFPDTEITLCANNSNKKLNLLYLDLSYSNISTFQCDFFHSIPTLKELLLVKCSNLEELPLSALALSTLTKLEIIDNKKFISFSRLTEMAFDGHGTLHSFSLDGTPHIKRLSLHGCSKLESVDIKEVDALEELDLSATAIKELPDNIPNLPQLRRLLLRGVPSLRRFPWHKLDRFPDVFCLDQCSSDGTVNHDCSTPKVAQVCISDSRLFYSFKYATRDLVRRGRLLKSFNVQITSCKATTRKIQDEEGTVKTNNLHASLAAYADVNCRYLTDGVLMVSMDDVPPFRETERHVEISAVERYPHGLKYLLAVTKSISMSDDTHVSCLNDLSSLDDTHVSCLKLQRCHRMVLVFKDAYYVGRSLKNAHVSHLKSLTHFYKDWKFDYDFHALKHLRLEHCPRLEGVMPRGSALPSLVTLDILFCYNLKAIFYYNRRRHSSTSFELPCLRRIHLQELPLLEHLRDDDAVLAAPAWEELHVRGCWSLHRLPRLIDRRPGKKAVTVSGERAWWTKLRWDDRDDSHCESYEPRLPPASASIRERVIIKTYLR, encoded by the coding sequence GCTGAATGGATATCTCAACAACCCTGCATATCATAACTTGGAAGAAAAACTTGACCGGTATGCCGTGCAGTGGAATGTTGGGGTCGGACCCACAGCATGTTTCACTCGAGCTATATCGAGCATCACTCGGGATGTAAATATCAGGAATTATGGTCCCTTCGACCATGTAATAGAGGTGGACATgaagcaggcagcagcagtGCTGGGTAATCAGTTCGACATTAATGACATGCTGCATATCAAAGTGGCAGAGCAGCTCGGGCTACTCGAACATAAATACGACATGATAGACGCTGAGCAGCGGTACTATACCTACAACatggagaagaagcaggatgACACAGTCTCACCTCTTGAGGTAAAATATTTCATAGATCCTCAAATAATGCAAAATCTACGGACCAAGAAGTACCTGCTGGTGGTTCACAATCTTGACAGGCCAATAAAGCCCATCGATATTCATGATACGACAGAGGGCTTATGGCTTCCTGCCCCTGGGTGGAATGGTTCTTTCTGGATCATATCCACCACCTCCCAATATGTCTATGACAGGAGCAACAAGCCAGATGAGCCTCGCGTCATCAAATCCTTTTCTGGGGATAATATATTGATTCTCACACTGCATTCTCTGAAACAAGCGGCCAAGTACATCTCTGTTGCGGTTGGCCATGGAGAGGAGAAGTATTGGCATCATGTGGCAGTCCAGTGCTTTCACTACGCCACCATGCTGTTGCTTATCCCCTGCAGTTCCAATGTTGACCCGCCAAAGTGTGATGCCCAGGCTGATGTTAGCTCAGATGTGTTGATCCGCCAGTGGGCTGCTCAAGGCATCCTTCCTGTCATGAAGCCAAGTGTCCAAGAAAAAATGGGGGAGGACACTGACGGCTACCACTGTCAGTACTATGGTGATGATATATATCAACTTGGAAATGTCATCCTCGAGGCTTTTCGGGAGTATTCGTTGCTGCAGCTGCCTTTTTCTCCTGCAACGAACGATGATGAAGCCACAATATCTGCTGCACACTTCCTAGCATATCATAGCCTTGTTGTAGAGCCCCTCACATCCGGTGAACTCTGTGAGGGAAATTACTTTCAGTTGGAGCGCATGCAGTGGATCTCACATGTGggcgaccaaggatggcatgtaAGCAGAGATTGGTTGAGCCAGGGGTCCAGCGGCCCGACCACACTTATTATAAGGCATTGCTCGCAACACTCGAGGTTGTTCATGAAGCTTGAATCTGATGATTTCTTGGCCAAGCTCCCTTATCTTCGTGTTCTTGATATTTCCTACACTCCGATAGAGTCGCTTCCTTCTTCAATCTGTTGTCTCCAAAAACTCCAATTGCTTTCCCTTAAAGGCTGCTATAACCTCAGAAGTCCATTCAGCTTCCCAGATACTGAAATTACTCTCTGTGCAAACAACAGCAACAAAAAGCTCAACTTGCTCTATCTCGATCTCTCCTATTCAAATATAAGCACATTCCAGTGCGACTTCTTCCATAGCATTCCTACTCTAAAAGAGCTTCTGCTTGTCAAATGCTCCAACCTTGAGGAGCTGCCACTCTCGGCTCTTGCATTGTCTACTCTAACAAAACTCGAGATAATAGACAACAAGAAATTCATTTCATTCTCGAGATTAACAGAGATGGCATTTGATGGGCATGGCACCCTTCATTCATTCTCATTGGATGGTACACCACATATAAAGCGATTGTCATTGCACGGATGTAGTAAGCTAGAATCCGTGGACATTAAGGAAGTTGATGCTTTGGAGGAGCTCGATCTATCTGCTACGGCTATCAAGGAGCTACCAGACAACATCCCTAATCTGCCCCAGCTTAGGCGATTGCTTCTCCGGGGCGTTCCTTCCCTGAGACGATTCCCTTGGCATAAGCTGGATAGATTCCCAGATGTGTTTTGCTTGGATCAATGCTCATCAGATGGAACTGTTAATCATGATTGCAGTACTCCAAAAGTTGCTCAGGTGTGCATAAGTGATTCCAGATTGTTTTATAGCTTCAAATATGCCACCAGAGATTTAGTAAGGCGTGGACGACTTTTGAAATCTTTCAATGTTCAAATTACATCATGCAAGGCCACAACTAGGAAGATACAGGATGAAGAGGGCACGGTGAAAACCAACAATCTTCATGCGTCATTGGCAGCCTATGCTGATGTAAACTGTCGCTATCTGACAGACGGAGTCTTGATGGTGTCAATGGATGACGTGCCTCCCTTTCGGGAGACTGAGCGTCACGTGGAGATCTCAGCAGTGGAGCGGTATCCCCATGGTCTGAAGTATCTTCTGGCAGTCACTAAATCAATTAGCATGTCAGACGATACTCACGTCTCCTGCCTCAATGATCTGAGTAGTTTGGATGATACTCACGTCTCCTGCCTCAAGCTCCAGCGGTGCCATCGGATGGTGCTTGTCTTTAAGGATGCGTATTACGTGGGGCGGAGTCTGAAGAATGCACATGTCTCTCATCTCAAAAGTCTGACACATTTCTACAAAGACTGGAAGTTTGATTATGATTTCCATGCACTGAAGCACCTCCGGCTGGAGCATTGCCCGAGGTTGGAAGGCGTCATGCCACGTGGATCTGCGCTGCCAAGTCTCGTCACGCTCGACATCCTCTTCTGCTACAATCTCAAGGCAATTTTCTACTATAACAGACGTCGTCATTCTTCTACTAGTTTCGAGCTTCCATGTCTTCGGAGGATACACCTCCAGGAGCTGCCCCTGCTGGAGCATCTTCGCGACGACGACGCCGTCCTGGCCGCGCCCGCGTGGGAGGAGCTCCACGTCCGCGGGTGCTGGAGCTTGCATCGTCTCCCGCGCCTCATCGACCGACGACCAGGCAAGAAGGCCGTGACGGTGAGCGGGGAGCGGGCCTGGTGGACCAAGCTCCGCTGGGACGACCGGGACGACTCGCACTGCGAGAGCTATGAGCCCAGGCTTCCCCCGGCATCCGCCTCCATCCGCGAGCGCGTCATCATCAAGACCTACCTCAGGTGA